In one Thermococcus sp. 2319x1 genomic region, the following are encoded:
- a CDS encoding DNA methyltransferase: MRDIILHGDVYACLDQLEDNSIAVAITSPPYWKQRDYGFDGQIGQENTPEEYIGRLVVVFSKLRQKMREDGVFFLNVGDKYLHRRYGKSHLLQIPYRLAYHMIKDGWYLEDVIIWYKPNHMPSSVKDRFTNTYEPVFVFAKSKNNIYKKDSNNVVKIPLQQTPWRHTAVFPEKLVEEMLNRINLNDGDLILDPFAGTGTVAVVVKKIRSGLVPKRIFSIMIEKGDHFIDIIKKRVGITDIKKVGDVPYEWKPVQEKKLPKDIEPKEILTDKHGEVFIADTSDEFLSALKGITTEKFKDFHREDALYFFGVKNWTILDLYYIHSIYYEGYVLRNMLVVSNGKKWYPIFMFAKDSTRTEYKFYLDRVRIRSKTKENRNWWNEDFIGAKVRDISGKKTKEGRIVKIIERYKDGFPKIVVVKWDGYASIEFVLHPEEDEFIMEGLIFKCPICGHKLEEPYDPAGKNICPSCGNALWTNIKTVPTIEEPKEITEVIVKLENINYNVGEVIKIEEFEEIRKKTKSKFIELERINWGASPGARKLMLGEYFTKMRLYRVDQPTIAQYLTILRKHKGLSIQDIINKLPKSYKHTVGHWFRKDFGGSVPIPEDIPLLKEIFGVENNLLNVLERTALKFQTVKTSIKGKNPGDFIEELTDIDLIHYLKKLYIPPQKYTKLIMLKERG; this comes from the coding sequence ATGAGAGATATTATTCTACATGGAGATGTATATGCTTGCTTAGATCAACTTGAGGACAACTCAATAGCGGTAGCTATTACCTCGCCACCTTATTGGAAACAAAGAGACTATGGATTTGATGGACAAATTGGACAGGAAAATACTCCAGAGGAATACATCGGAAGATTGGTTGTTGTGTTTAGCAAGTTAAGACAAAAAATGCGTGAGGATGGAGTATTTTTCTTAAATGTTGGAGATAAGTATCTACATAGAAGATATGGAAAATCCCATCTTTTGCAAATTCCGTACAGGTTAGCGTATCATATGATAAAAGATGGTTGGTATCTGGAAGATGTTATAATTTGGTATAAGCCAAACCACATGCCATCTTCTGTAAAAGACAGATTTACTAATACTTACGAACCTGTGTTTGTGTTTGCCAAAAGTAAAAATAACATATACAAAAAAGACTCGAATAACGTGGTTAAAATCCCATTACAGCAAACACCCTGGAGACATACCGCAGTGTTCCCAGAAAAATTGGTTGAAGAAATGTTAAATAGAATCAATCTAAATGATGGAGACTTAATACTTGACCCTTTTGCTGGAACGGGAACTGTTGCTGTTGTTGTAAAAAAGATTAGGAGCGGTTTAGTTCCTAAAAGAATTTTCTCTATCATGATAGAGAAGGGAGACCACTTCATTGACATAATTAAGAAAAGAGTAGGTATAACGGACATAAAAAAAGTTGGTGATGTACCTTATGAATGGAAACCCGTACAAGAGAAAAAATTGCCTAAGGATATAGAACCCAAAGAAATACTTACAGATAAACATGGAGAAGTTTTTATCGCTGATACGAGTGATGAGTTTCTTTCTGCTTTGAAAGGAATTACAACAGAAAAATTCAAAGATTTTCATAGAGAGGATGCCCTCTACTTCTTTGGAGTCAAAAACTGGACTATACTCGACTTGTACTATATTCACTCAATTTACTATGAGGGATATGTTTTAAGAAACATGTTAGTGGTTTCAAATGGAAAAAAATGGTATCCTATTTTTATGTTTGCAAAAGATAGTACAAGAACAGAATATAAGTTCTACCTTGATCGTGTTAGGATAAGATCAAAAACTAAAGAGAATAGAAATTGGTGGAATGAAGATTTCATAGGTGCAAAGGTAAGAGATATTTCTGGTAAAAAGACGAAAGAAGGAAGAATAGTTAAAATTATTGAAAGATACAAGGATGGTTTCCCAAAAATAGTTGTCGTTAAATGGGATGGATATGCGTCTATAGAATTTGTTCTTCATCCTGAGGAAGATGAATTTATAATGGAAGGTTTAATATTCAAATGCCCTATATGTGGGCACAAATTAGAAGAACCTTATGATCCTGCTGGTAAAAACATATGTCCATCTTGTGGAAATGCATTATGGACAAATATCAAAACTGTACCTACGATAGAAGAACCGAAAGAAATTACTGAAGTAATTGTAAAGTTAGAAAATATAAATTACAACGTAGGTGAAGTAATTAAAATAGAGGAATTTGAAGAAATAAGAAAGAAAACAAAAAGCAAGTTTATAGAGTTGGAGAGAATAAATTGGGGAGCATCTCCTGGGGCAAGAAAACTCATGCTTGGTGAGTACTTCACAAAAATGAGGCTCTATAGAGTAGATCAACCAACAATAGCACAGTATCTTACAATTTTAAGGAAACATAAGGGTCTAAGTATTCAAGATATAATTAACAAACTTCCAAAGTCATACAAACATACTGTTGGGCATTGGTTTAGAAAAGACTTTGGTGGGTCAGTACCAATTCCAGAAGATATACCCTTGCTTAAGGAAATTTTTGGAGTAGAGAATAATTTACTAAATGTGTTGGAGAGAACAGCACTAAAATTCCAAACAGTAAAAACATCAATAAAAGGCAAAAATCCAGGAGATTTTATCGAAGAACTAACTGATATAGATCTTATTCACTATCTAAAAAAATTGTACATTCCTCCACAAAAATATACCAAACTTATAATGTTAAAAGAAAGAGGTTAG